The following are encoded together in the Rhizophagus irregularis chromosome 21, complete sequence genome:
- a CDS encoding uncharacterized protein (SECRETED:cutsite_VSS-FS; SECRETED:prob_0.5092); SECRETED:SignalP(1-25), producing the protein MFFNKYYYYILYFVFTILQNRIVSSFSISYNELKENQIIDLIYFPCIKLNRDSHASNTNQFFFKKNQANICDESLLKYLRFNLNNNNCQGIKVNLSKNKILIEKEKHDVIMHNIDDSSSSSSSSITITSSSTTISTTSYSFKVDKKISMHACKAFNTMCDEILTTKCSKNMIKINECSQLSTNQFTSKCYCKNNNYNDNQEIISFSKIISNMLQSNNIKIISDNCRFNCYDYRKVCNEKCKKPLIGGNSKKIIEDNGKSIINFCNYNYQDDIYKISCICDSGIQRTNRILDFFRYRCEFD; encoded by the exons atgttttttaataaatattattattacattcttTATTTCGTTTTCACAATCTTACAAAATAGAATCGTATCAAGTTTTAGCATATCATATAATGAATTgaaagaaaatcaaattatcgatttaatatattttccatgtattaaattaaatcgTGATTCACATGCATCAAATAcaaatcaattcttttttaagaaaaatcaGGCAAATATctg TGACGAATccttgttaaaatatttgagatttaatttaaataacaacaACTGTCAAGGTATTAAGGTTAATTTATCCAAGAATAAaa TTTTAATAGAGAAAGAAAAACATGACGTTATCATGCATAATATTGATgactcatcatcatcatcatcatcatcaattacAATCACTTCTTCTTCCACCACCATTTCCACAACTTCATATTCATTCaaagttgataaaaaaatttcaatgcATGCTTGTAAAGCATTTAACACAATGTGTGATGAAATTCTTACAacaaaatgttcaaaaaatatgataaaaattaatgaatgttCACAATTATCAACAAATCAATTTACATCAAAatgttattgtaaaaataataattataatgacaatcaagaaattatttcattctcaaaaataatatcaaacatgttacaatctaataatattaaaattatttcggACAATTGTAGATTTAATTGTTACGATTATAGAAAAGTATgtaatgaaaaatgtaaaaagccATTGATTGGTGGTAATTCTAAGAAAATAATTGAAGATAATGGTAAAtcgattataaatttttgtaattataattatcaagatgatatatataaaataagttgtATTTGTGATAGTGGAATTCAAAGAACCAATAgaatattagatttttttagatatagatgtgaatttgattga
- a CDS encoding cytochrome P450 cyp2, with protein sequence MANPKVYFQVYKGDINNSKDGVWMGKITFELRKDVVPKTAENFYSLCTHAKGYGFNGCKFHRVIPQFMIQGGDFTKGNGTGGKSIYGEKFADENFTLKHTGPGILSMANAGPNTNGSQFFICTVKTPWLDGKHVVFGHVIDGMDVVQEIEKLGSSSGKTSTDIWIGQCGDPDNES encoded by the exons ATGGCAAATCCAAAAGTTTACTTTCAGGTTTATAAGGGGGATATAAATAATTCGAAAGATGGGGTGTGGATGGgt aaaATCACATTTGAACTTAGGAAGGATGTTGTTCCAAAaacag cggaaaatttttattccttGTGTACTCACGCAAAGGGATATGGTTTCAACGGATGCAAATTCCATCGAGTTATACCTCAATTTATGATTCAAGGGGGTGATTTTACTAAAGGAAATGGTACTGGCGGAAAGTCAATCTATGGTGAAAAATTTGCCGATGAAAACTTTACTTTGAAGCACACTGGACCAGGTATCCTTTCCATGGCTAACGCTGGTCCTAATACCAATGGATCtcaattctttatttgtacTGTTAAGACTCCCTGGCTAGATGGCAAACATGTAGTCTTTGGGCACGTTATAGACG gTATGGATGTAGTCCAAGAAATAGAGAAATTGGGTTCATCCAGTGGAAAAACTTCCACAGATATTTGGATTGGACAATGTGGTGATCCTGATAATGAATCTTAA
- a CDS encoding uncharacterized protein (SECRETED:cutsite_SVA-KK; SECRETED:prob_0.3891); SECRETED:SignalP(1-24) has protein sequence MLLNIRILLLLLLILSLLSIFSVAKKTITDLLYEDKRFSNLVRALQRTRILHEINRYESATLFAPVNEAFEDDPLMTRERMLYHFLIEEIKGEELRKNGLLLNTRLNMGEKLNTLGQKVKVEVESDSNIVYVGNGKITEFDKKADNGIIHVINGVLDTPVDLYTTLTSMDQLTVFSDYLRMRKLDDYLSNENHITIFAPTNDVIKNQLKYHEREYLMGECGGGLDDLDLWTKYHLHNDRVLYSDSFENGNTNVPTVQGEPIKVEKDEQGNMRVAGGNVTFKDLLAENGVIHVITNVAIPKALHFTTHKYLCGLKATKFVASIIKHGLQHYIEGSNASYTILAPRDDSLDESLTLRYHILEGKYLPSDLKDEMLVKSELKTEELRNHRQRAIVNLVQKWDNNDNESIQRTEIQFNGIGVVGEPVEIGNDIIYILSNTMTPPQPIIKILSNDKQLASMGTYIIINNIVQKVRSAKGITMIAPSSEAFSQLGLINAYFLLHEAKVDLNSVLLHHIINETIYSEDITDEKTYYTMGGDPVKVYKKDNDIFVSNANYTSKVSRKDVLTSTGVLHVLDKVIFPPTLHITLGKLLKGINAQTFLEIVKAANLTDLVQDPLEPYTILAPTEGAFEKINVTKLLADPELASRWARLHIIPKKLDELKNGDEVPTLLSNDAILVIKKELGGSYYNIEIKGYWSFKEKAKLLSSGRTWNGGAVYEIDKVLLPEHVQQIGRTFSDIIIGFVLFGFLAMSGIYSWHFWNIWKRENQGYREIES, from the exons ATGTTGTTAAACATacgtatattattattgttgttattaatactttcgcttttatcaatattttctgTTGCTAAAAAGACTATTACGGATTTACTTTATGAAGATAAAAGATTTAGTAATTTAGTTAGAGCTTTACAACGTACTAGAATTCTTCACGAAATTAATCGTTATGAATCTGCAACTTTATTCGCACCTGTAAATGAAGCTTTCGAGGACGACCCTCTTATGACCAGAGAACGTATGTTATATCATTTTcttattgaagaaattaaaggAGAAGAACTTAGGAAGAATGGTCTGCTGTTAAATACTCGTTTGAATATGGGAGAAAAACTTAATACACTTGGACAAAAAGTTAAAGTTGAAGTTGAAAGTGATTCCAATATTGTCTATGTTGGTAATGGAAAAATTAcagaatttgataaaaaagcAGATAACG GAATTATTCATGTAATCAATGGAGTGTTGGATACTCCTGTGGACTTAT ATACAACTTTGACTTCTATGGATCAACTTACAGTTTTTTCTGATTATCTTCGTATGAGAAAATTAGatgattatttatcaaatgaaaatCATATTACTATATTTGCTCCAACTAATGATGtcataaaaaatcaattaaagtaTCATGAAAGAGAGTATTTAATGGGAGAATGTGGTGGAGGTTTAGATGACTTGGATTTGTGGACTAAATATCACTTACATAATGATAGAGTTTTATACTCCGATTCATTTGAAAATGGGAATACAAATG TACCTACGGTACAAGGGGAACCGATAAAGGTTGAAAAAGACGAACAAGGTAACATGCGTGTTGCTGGTGGAAATGTAACTTTTAAAGATTTGTTGGCTGAAAATG GTGTCATTCACGTTATTACTAATGTTGCAATACCAAAAGCTCTTCATTTCACAACACACAAGTACCTTTGTGGTTTGAAAGCTACAAAATTTGTAGCTTCAATTATAAAACATGGATTACAACATTATATAGAAGGTTCAAATGCATCATATACAATATTAGCGCCAAGAGATGATTCTTTAGATGAAAGTTTAACATTGAGATATCATATTTTAGAAGGGAAATATTTGCCTTCAGatttaaaagatgaaatgCTTGTTAAGTCTGAACTTAAAACTGAAGAATTAAGAAATCATAGACAAAGAGCTATTGTAAATTTAGTTCAAAAATgggataataatgataatgaaagtATTCAGAGAACTGAAATTCAATTCAATGGGATTGGTGTAGTTGGTGAACCTGTTGAAATCggaaatgatattatttatatattatcaaatacaATGACACCACCACaacctattataaaaattctcaGTAATGATAAACAATTGGCTTCAATGGGcacttatattattattaataatattgtacaGAAGGTTAGATCAGCTAAAGGTATTACAATGATCGCACCGTCTTCGGAAGCGTTTTCACAATTAGGATTAATTAATGCATATTTCTTACTTCATGAAGCAAAAGTTGATTTAAATTCCGTATTATTGCatcatataattaatgaaacaaTATATAGTGAAGATATAACAGATGAAAAAACATATTATACAATGGGTGGCGATCCAGTTAAAGTTTATAAGAAAGACAATGATATATTTGTTAGTAATGCAAATTATACATCAAAAGTTAGTAGAAAAGATGTATTAACTTCAACAGGAGTATTACATGTACTTGACAAAGTTATATTTCCACCAACGTTACATATAACATTGGGTAAACTACTCAAAGGAATTAATGCTCAAACATTTTTAGAAATTGTTAAAGCGGCCAACTTAACTGACTTAGTACAAGATCCGTTAGAACCATATACAATATTAGCACCAACAGAAGGTgcatttgaaaaaattaatgtgaCTAAGTTATTAGCAGATCCTGAGTTAGCAAGTAGATGGGCAAGATTGCatataataccaaaaaaattggatGAATTGAAGAATGGCGACGAAGTACCtacattattatcaaatgacgctatattagttattaaaaaagagtTAGGAGGATCCTATTATAATATCGAAATAAAAGGTTATTGgagttttaaagaaaaagctaAATTGTTAAGTAGCGGTAGAACTTGGAATGGTGGTGCTGTTTATGAAATTGATAAGGTATTATTACCCGAACATGTTCAACAAATTGGTAGAACGTTTTCAGATATCATTATTGGTTTTGTATTATTCGGTTTTCTTGCTATGAGTGGTATTTATAGTTGGCACTTCTGGAATATTTGGAAAAGGGAAAATCAAGGCTATCGAGAAATcgaatcataa
- a CDS encoding uncharacterized protein (SECRETED:cutsite_GSF-EQ; SECRETED:prob_0.5342); SECRETED:SignalP(1-21), translated as MYKKIGFIFIFLILFINKGSFEQLPLIKSECSNLILTKTSTVTSTIYLTSVTTSTVIMSSLPDLKSGKPLIENPTPTSLHKVDNNNKPKLFNIAIIVGSLLTGCIINAVGFLMYWWYKKKFGFMVELYLCVVVMVIMMVAMCVEEILFEFMNRIYTTA; from the exons atgtataaaaaaattggatttatatttatttttttaattttatttattaataaag gATCATTTGAACAATTaccattaataaaatcagaatgttcaaatttaattttaacaaaaactTCAACAGTAACTTCAACAATTTATCTTACTTCTGTTACCACTTCAACTGTTATTATGTCTTCATTACCTGATTTGAAATCAGGAAAACCTTTAATAGAAAATCCAACCCCAACATCATTACATAaagttgataataataataaacccaaattatttaatatagcaATTATAGTTGGTTCATTATTAACAGGTTGTATTATAAATGCAGTTGGTTTCTTAATGTATTGGTggtataaaaagaaatttggttTTATGgttgaattatatttatgtGTTGTGGTTATGGTTATTATGATGGTTGCAATGTGCGttgaagaaatattatttgaatttatgaATAGAATTTATACTACTGcttga
- a CDS encoding cytochrome P450 cyp2 variant 2 — MVGVCFLRTSTFFNAIRTVQTTSLRTLSTMANPKVYFQVYKGDINNSKDGVWMGKITFELRKDVVPKTAENFYSLCTHAKGYGFNGCKFHRVIPQFMIQGGDFTKGNGTGGKSIYGEKFADENFTLKHTGPGILSMANAGPNTNGSQFFICTVKTPWLDGKHVVFGHVIDGMDVVQEIEKLGSSSGKTSTDIWIGQCGDPDNES, encoded by the exons aTGGTTGGTGTATGTTTTTTACGCACttctactttttttaatgctaTACGAACTGTACAAACTACTTCTCTTAGAACTCTGTCAACAATGGCAAATCCAAAAGTTTACTTTCAGGTTTATAAGGGGGATATAAATAATTCGAAAGATGGGGTGTGGATGGgt aaaATCACATTTGAACTTAGGAAGGATGTTGTTCCAAAaacag cggaaaatttttattccttGTGTACTCACGCAAAGGGATATGGTTTCAACGGATGCAAATTCCATCGAGTTATACCTCAATTTATGATTCAAGGGGGTGATTTTACTAAAGGAAATGGTACTGGCGGAAAGTCAATCTATGGTGAAAAATTTGCCGATGAAAACTTTACTTTGAAGCACACTGGACCAGGTATCCTTTCCATGGCTAACGCTGGTCCTAATACCAATGGATCtcaattctttatttgtacTGTTAAGACTCCCTGGCTAGATGGCAAACATGTAGTCTTTGGGCACGTTATAGACG gTATGGATGTAGTCCAAGAAATAGAGAAATTGGGTTCATCCAGTGGAAAAACTTCCACAGATATTTGGATTGGACAATGTGGTGATCCTGATAATGAATCTTAA